One window from the genome of Fibrobacter sp. UWB4 encodes:
- a CDS encoding rod shape-determining protein, which translates to MFGLFSCDIGIDLGTANTLVHVAGQGIVINEPTVIAVDRKSNRVTAIGGEAKKMLGRTSGESRAIRPMRDGVIADFELVETLLRTFITRVQRYPLWMVKPRVVVGVPNGITEVETRAVIDAIKMTGAKEVHLVHEPMAAAIGMGIPVEEPVGNMIVDIGGGTSDIAVIALNKSDCNGSVRVGGDEMDEAIVRYLRTMYNLCVGESTAEQIKIQIGSASPLEEELTMEVKGLDFIAGMPRTIPIGSAEIREAINEPVTAIIEAVKQALSITLPELSADIYDKGIILTGGGSQLRGLDERIRKETGLSVNVIDDPMTCVCKGAARILEDLDKYRPVLVASST; encoded by the coding sequence TTGTTCGGACTTTTTTCTTGTGATATCGGTATAGACCTGGGTACCGCAAATACGCTTGTCCATGTGGCTGGACAGGGCATTGTCATTAACGAACCGACTGTGATTGCTGTTGACCGTAAGAGCAATCGCGTGACTGCCATTGGCGGCGAAGCTAAGAAGATGCTTGGCCGTACGTCTGGCGAAAGCCGTGCAATACGTCCGATGCGTGATGGCGTGATTGCTGATTTTGAACTTGTTGAGACGCTCTTGCGCACTTTTATTACGCGTGTACAGCGCTATCCGTTGTGGATGGTAAAACCGCGTGTGGTGGTTGGCGTTCCGAACGGAATTACCGAAGTTGAAACTCGTGCCGTGATCGACGCGATCAAGATGACGGGCGCGAAGGAAGTGCACCTGGTTCACGAACCGATGGCTGCCGCTATCGGCATGGGCATCCCGGTCGAAGAACCTGTCGGTAACATGATTGTGGATATTGGCGGCGGTACGTCCGACATCGCAGTGATCGCCTTGAACAAGTCCGACTGCAACGGCTCTGTGCGCGTGGGCGGTGACGAAATGGACGAGGCCATTGTACGCTACCTTCGTACGATGTACAACCTCTGCGTTGGCGAAAGCACTGCCGAACAGATCAAAATCCAGATCGGTTCTGCTAGCCCGCTTGAAGAAGAATTGACGATGGAAGTCAAGGGCCTTGACTTTATTGCCGGTATGCCGCGCACGATTCCTATCGGTAGCGCCGAAATCCGCGAAGCCATCAACGAACCGGTGACGGCCATTATCGAAGCTGTGAAGCAGGCCTTGAGCATCACGCTTCCGGAACTTTCTGCCGATATTTACGACAAGGGCATCATCCTCACGGGTGGCGGTTCCCAGTTGCGTGGTCTCGATGAACGTATCCGCAAGGAAACGGGCCTCTCGGTGAACGTGATTGACGATCCGATGACTTGCGTTTGCAAGGGCGCAGCCCGCATTCTCGAAGACCTGGACAAGTACCGTCCTGTTTTGGTGGCTTCTTCTACCTAA
- the mreC gene encoding rod shape-determining protein MreC — MLRAFRFIVDLFTQRHGVVAFAFFLVLGILVHASPTAVRESIVDKALSTVFYPVQLLLASVNDFKSLQAENDHLKAENARLRQETYHASEGLQELARLHTLVRFDDKWDFPIVTSRVVGHNPGRFLTTLVINRGTHHGVKENMPVMSMNGLVGKISKASLTHSRVQLLVDPNLKLSVLERRTRVVGFLESVDGHLLSAMIPSHAGVAEGDTLITSGLGGIFPKGIPVGTVHKVRKADLDVMSLMDVEPFQEFSTLEEVFVMQKEPDWIIQELLDE; from the coding sequence ATGCTTAGAGCTTTTCGCTTTATTGTCGATCTGTTTACCCAAAGGCATGGCGTTGTCGCTTTTGCCTTTTTTCTCGTTTTAGGGATTCTGGTGCATGCGTCTCCGACGGCGGTGCGCGAGAGCATTGTCGATAAGGCTCTTTCGACGGTGTTTTACCCGGTGCAGCTCCTGCTTGCCTCTGTGAACGACTTCAAGTCCTTGCAGGCCGAGAATGACCATCTGAAGGCTGAAAACGCAAGGCTCCGTCAGGAGACTTACCACGCGAGCGAGGGCTTGCAGGAACTGGCGCGTTTGCATACCTTGGTGCGTTTTGACGACAAGTGGGATTTCCCGATCGTGACGTCTCGCGTGGTGGGGCATAATCCCGGGCGTTTTCTGACGACTCTCGTGATCAACCGCGGGACGCATCACGGCGTGAAGGAGAACATGCCGGTGATGTCGATGAACGGCCTTGTCGGGAAAATTTCGAAGGCTTCGCTTACGCATTCCCGTGTGCAGCTCCTGGTGGACCCGAACTTGAAACTCTCCGTGCTTGAACGCCGTACGCGCGTGGTGGGCTTCTTGGAGTCTGTAGACGGTCATTTGCTTTCGGCGATGATTCCCTCGCATGCGGGCGTTGCCGAGGGCGATACGCTCATCACCTCGGGGCTTGGCGGCATTTTCCCGAAGGGGATCCCGGTGGGCACGGTGCACAAGGTGCGCAAGGCGGATTTGGATGTGATGAGCCTTATGGATGTTGAGCCGTTCCAGGAATTCTCGACGCTTGAGGAAGTCTTTGTGATGCAGAAGGAACCGGATTGGATTATCCAGGAGTTGCTCGATGAGTAA
- the mrdA gene encoding penicillin-binding protein 2 — MYNDTSENEARVRRNWNILIFLAGTVILFAVILFRLFSLQYLHYEENFQRSENNRLRRIELIADRGYIYDRNGNVLVRNRPSYQIALQALEMPRKKADRDSIFKKLLNIRDAAGVRLFDSLSLDTAFQRIRWVRTRPVRILEDATMEQVAVIEEHSTELPGVSVIIESRREYPYGTLASHVLGYTSEISEEQLKLPEYAAYSQGDRVGQKGLEQEYDKEFRGKNGLKLVEVNASGREVRTLSDVGGFIAPEPGLHMISTIDLKLQKAAEAAIPDSVKGALVALDPRNGEILAMVSSPRLDPNIFSLKRRERNKGWAHVALDSMRPLTNRAISGIYPPASIFKLVTSGAGLESGIISETKYYPKACTGGYQYGSRYQRCWGVHGNLNVVHALRLSCDVYFYQAGLEIDMARINEFARRFGYGEKLLGVDIPGERAGWLPDSASFNQRNKRLGWRWARGLILNLSIGQGQMVTPLQQAVFIGSVATNKGVYRPHFMKELQDAEGNVVRRFEPEVIRPGTMKPETHRVLLNAMDSVVNHPGGTGKKAAVPGIRVGGKTGSGEWKKGQKTHAWFAAAAPLDDPQIALAVIIEAGGGGGSVAAPIAHKVLMAFFGKEEEEQE; from the coding sequence ATGTATAACGATACTTCGGAGAATGAGGCCAGAGTCCGCAGAAACTGGAATATCCTGATATTCCTTGCCGGGACTGTTATTCTTTTTGCGGTAATCCTGTTTCGGCTGTTTTCTTTGCAGTACTTGCATTACGAAGAGAACTTCCAGCGTTCCGAAAATAACCGTTTGCGCCGCATCGAGCTGATAGCCGACCGAGGCTACATTTACGACCGCAACGGGAATGTGCTGGTGCGCAACCGCCCGTCGTACCAGATTGCGTTACAGGCGCTTGAAATGCCGCGCAAGAAGGCGGACAGGGATTCCATTTTCAAGAAGCTTCTGAATATCCGTGATGCGGCTGGAGTGCGGCTGTTCGATTCCTTGTCGCTTGATACGGCGTTCCAGAGGATTCGCTGGGTGCGTACGCGCCCGGTCCGTATTCTGGAAGATGCGACGATGGAACAGGTCGCGGTAATTGAAGAGCATTCGACGGAATTGCCGGGCGTTTCGGTGATCATCGAATCGCGCCGAGAATACCCGTACGGGACGCTTGCTTCGCATGTGCTCGGCTACACGAGTGAAATTTCGGAAGAACAGCTGAAGCTCCCGGAATATGCGGCATATTCGCAGGGCGACCGCGTAGGGCAAAAGGGGCTTGAGCAGGAATACGACAAGGAGTTCCGCGGCAAGAACGGCCTCAAGCTTGTGGAGGTGAACGCCTCGGGGCGTGAAGTGCGAACGCTCTCGGATGTGGGGGGCTTTATTGCGCCTGAACCGGGACTGCACATGATTTCGACGATAGACCTGAAGCTGCAAAAGGCGGCCGAGGCGGCGATTCCCGATTCGGTAAAAGGCGCCTTGGTGGCGCTGGACCCACGCAATGGAGAAATCCTCGCGATGGTTTCTTCGCCGCGACTCGACCCGAACATCTTTTCCTTGAAGCGTCGTGAACGCAACAAGGGCTGGGCGCATGTGGCGCTTGATTCGATGCGTCCGCTGACGAACCGCGCGATTTCGGGCATTTATCCGCCGGCGTCGATTTTTAAGCTCGTGACGTCCGGGGCGGGGCTTGAAAGCGGGATTATCTCGGAGACAAAGTATTACCCGAAAGCCTGTACGGGCGGTTACCAGTATGGTTCGCGTTACCAGAGGTGCTGGGGTGTGCATGGGAACCTGAATGTGGTGCATGCGCTTCGCCTCTCGTGCGATGTGTATTTCTATCAGGCGGGTCTTGAAATAGACATGGCGCGTATCAACGAATTTGCGCGGCGCTTTGGCTATGGGGAAAAACTGCTGGGCGTGGATATTCCGGGCGAGCGCGCTGGATGGCTTCCGGATTCGGCATCGTTTAACCAGCGCAACAAGCGCCTCGGCTGGCGCTGGGCGCGCGGGCTTATTCTGAACCTCTCGATTGGGCAGGGGCAGATGGTGACGCCTTTGCAGCAGGCCGTGTTTATTGGTTCTGTAGCAACGAACAAGGGTGTATACCGCCCGCATTTTATGAAGGAACTGCAGGATGCCGAGGGCAACGTGGTGCGCCGTTTTGAACCGGAGGTTATCCGCCCGGGGACAATGAAGCCTGAGACGCACCGTGTGCTCTTGAATGCAATGGACTCTGTGGTAAACCATCCGGGGGGAACGGGCAAGAAAGCCGCAGTACCTGGAATTCGTGTGGGCGGCAAGACCGGTTCTGGCGAATGGAAAAAAGGGCAGAAGACGCATGCCTGGTTTGCTGCGGCAGCCCCTTTGGATGACCCGCAAATCGCCCTTGCCGTAATTATTGAAGCTGGCGGCGGTGGCGGTTCTGTGGCAGCCCCGATAGCTCATAAAGTGCTGATGGCGTTTTTTGGTAAAGAAGAAGAGGAACAGGAATGA
- a CDS encoding ComF family protein codes for MGVLRTVSNFVFGMECLGCGNSSEKLDPWLCPSCAAELARESCSPKFPNEDVFCLFPMRPLTRRLVHALKYRNIPGLASYLVRHSSAVRQGMVAQELSMLAQPLYFVPVPLHRARYRERGYNQAELLAAALAVATGGKVCRLLKRKTFVVSQTKLSKEEREMNVAGAFVAKFPRKMPTRGSVVVVDDVFTTGATTSSCLAAFGADFPLPLKVCTLIYDEPATAVADFAADCRADWDGLRSRR; via the coding sequence ATGGGCGTTTTACGGACGGTATCAAATTTTGTTTTCGGGATGGAGTGCCTAGGATGTGGGAATTCTTCGGAGAAGCTTGACCCGTGGCTTTGCCCGTCTTGTGCGGCGGAACTGGCTCGTGAATCGTGTTCGCCTAAATTCCCGAACGAGGATGTCTTTTGCCTTTTCCCGATGCGTCCTTTGACAAGGCGCCTTGTGCATGCGCTCAAGTACAGGAATATTCCGGGGCTTGCGTCCTACCTGGTGCGCCATTCGTCGGCGGTAAGGCAGGGGATGGTGGCGCAGGAGCTATCGATGCTTGCGCAACCGCTTTACTTTGTACCGGTGCCGCTTCACAGGGCCAGGTATCGCGAGCGTGGGTACAACCAGGCGGAACTTCTGGCGGCGGCGCTTGCTGTTGCGACTGGCGGTAAGGTTTGCCGCCTACTAAAGCGCAAGACGTTCGTGGTTTCACAGACTAAGCTTTCGAAAGAGGAACGCGAAATGAATGTGGCGGGGGCGTTTGTTGCAAAATTCCCTAGGAAAATGCCCACGCGGGGGAGTGTCGTCGTCGTGGACGATGTCTTTACGACAGGGGCGACGACTTCATCGTGCTTGGCTGCGTTTGGGGCGGATTTCCCGCTCCCCTTGAAGGTGTGTACACTTATTTATGATGAGCCTGCGACTGCTGTTGCGGACTTTGCTGCAGATTGCCGCGCGGATTGGGACGGGCTTCGCAGTAGGCGGTAG
- a CDS encoding HD domain-containing phosphohydrolase, with amino-acid sequence MSYQGNATDLGDGEVAALLFEYMPKIAAEHKTDSLLMLMADLGRKIVQADRCSLWLVDEERNELWTKVAHGVSELRIPLSAGFVGYSLKTGEPLLVEDAYCDSRFDRRSDVKSGYHTTSVMTMPLESDDRVMGVFQAINKVGENVFFSEKDLERLKLISVYSAKTIESAMRAQKLERYAKQLERKADELKSAHMELIRILGEVSEFRSHEVGDHIHRVAEISLKLARYMGLPSEQQELIFYAAPLHDLGKVGIPDMVLNKAGKLTPEEYERMKAHSIIGRTLLRDSKTDLLCMASDIAGCHHERWDGTGYPDRLKGEEIPLAARICAVADVLDALSSPRCYKPAWPEEKVKEEMQRSRGSYFQPELVDILMDHWDEFYSCYRPEGEFAKKGLLPPVK; translated from the coding sequence ATGAGCTATCAAGGAAACGCTACCGATCTTGGAGACGGCGAAGTCGCTGCTCTTTTGTTCGAGTACATGCCCAAAATTGCTGCAGAGCATAAAACGGACAGTCTCCTTATGCTTATGGCTGATTTAGGCCGAAAAATTGTCCAGGCCGACCGCTGCTCGCTCTGGCTTGTCGATGAAGAACGTAACGAACTTTGGACAAAAGTTGCCCATGGCGTGAGCGAACTGCGAATACCGCTATCGGCTGGCTTTGTCGGCTATTCCCTCAAGACGGGTGAACCGCTTTTGGTGGAAGACGCGTACTGCGATTCCAGGTTTGACCGGCGGAGCGATGTCAAGAGCGGTTACCATACGACATCCGTTATGACGATGCCGCTAGAAAGCGACGATCGTGTAATGGGCGTATTTCAGGCGATCAACAAGGTCGGGGAAAACGTATTCTTTTCCGAGAAAGACCTGGAACGCTTGAAACTTATTTCGGTTTATTCTGCAAAGACGATTGAGTCTGCAATGCGGGCCCAGAAGCTAGAGCGCTATGCGAAGCAACTGGAGCGCAAGGCCGATGAACTCAAGTCGGCGCACATGGAACTTATCCGCATTCTGGGTGAAGTTTCTGAATTCCGCAGCCACGAAGTGGGTGACCACATTCACCGTGTTGCAGAAATTTCATTGAAGCTTGCCCGCTATATGGGACTTCCTTCAGAACAGCAGGAGTTGATTTTCTACGCGGCTCCGCTGCACGACCTTGGAAAGGTCGGTATTCCGGATATGGTTCTGAATAAAGCTGGCAAGCTGACCCCAGAAGAATATGAACGGATGAAGGCTCATTCCATTATCGGTCGTACTTTGCTCCGTGATTCCAAGACGGATTTGCTTTGCATGGCCTCGGATATTGCCGGCTGCCATCATGAACGCTGGGATGGCACGGGTTACCCGGATAGGCTAAAAGGTGAAGAAATCCCGCTTGCCGCCCGTATTTGTGCTGTGGCGGATGTCCTGGATGCGCTTTCTAGCCCGCGCTGTTACAAGCCGGCCTGGCCTGAAGAAAAAGTCAAGGAAGAAATGCAAAGATCTCGTGGCTCGTATTTCCAGCCGGAGCTTGTAGATATTTTAATGGATCACTGGGACGAATTTTATTCCTGCTATAGGCCTGAAGGCGAGTTTGCTAAGAAAGGCCTCTTGCCGCCTGTGAAATAA
- the mreD gene encoding rod shape-determining protein MreD yields MSNYGWLKTLLMFVLAFAVQSTIGDWLKILGVGPDFVLIFIVSVALRFGAATGCLWGFLAGFTQDIYAPVEWLGANAIAMTIVGFAVGQLEEHFLTLNLPPKIGVLGLAFYVNDMFYFLITGLEKDVVTTLFLTKTIPESIYTVVIGGILFYLTSGKKSDV; encoded by the coding sequence ATGAGTAATTACGGGTGGTTAAAGACGCTTCTGATGTTTGTGCTTGCCTTTGCGGTGCAGTCAACGATTGGAGACTGGCTTAAGATTTTGGGCGTTGGGCCTGATTTTGTCTTGATTTTCATTGTATCTGTGGCGCTTCGCTTTGGGGCGGCTACGGGGTGTCTCTGGGGCTTTCTGGCTGGTTTTACGCAGGATATCTATGCGCCTGTGGAATGGCTTGGCGCCAATGCGATTGCAATGACGATAGTGGGTTTTGCCGTGGGACAGCTGGAAGAGCACTTCCTCACGCTGAACTTGCCCCCGAAAATTGGTGTCCTTGGGCTTGCGTTCTATGTGAACGATATGTTCTATTTCCTAATTACAGGTCTCGAAAAGGATGTCGTGACGACTTTATTCCTGACGAAAACGATACCGGAAAGCATTTACACTGTAGTTATTGGCGGTATTTTGTTCTACCTCACTTCGGGGAAGAAGTCGGATGTATAA
- the rodA gene encoding rod shape-determining protein RodA has product MSTDRIQDKSLKFDWLFIAVTLVLMTFGVFLVYSATVGEELALYNTHWFKQIVYFLTGIAIAVGLVFVKIDWLKRIAVPSYAIALVLLLFVLIFAGDVKGAGRWIDLKVIKLQPSEFAKIAYLITISYWLSKHPVSLHKLKTFLVPLGLFVVPFLLVLKQPDLSTALVFTAVTLVGFFFAGLTFTDLFLIVSPVLSVLFSHSQSMVMQVLWGVLICFVVFSVLRRHLSKKFSGVIIATNILAGYASTMVWNMLEPHQQKRVNTFLDPMSDPLGDGYQVLQSLTAIGSGGIGGKGFGNGSQTNLSFLPEEHTDFIFSVLGEQFGFVGCAAILVLFTLFLWRASSICKTNDDPFVTLVTMGACTIFLFHITVNIAMTIGLMPVTGLPLPFLSYGGSFALVCMFLVGLLMCLRYQGNK; this is encoded by the coding sequence ATGAGTACCGATCGCATTCAGGACAAATCGTTAAAGTTCGATTGGCTCTTTATTGCTGTGACGCTTGTGCTTATGACATTTGGCGTGTTCCTCGTGTATTCGGCGACCGTGGGCGAGGAACTGGCCCTTTACAATACCCACTGGTTTAAGCAGATTGTCTACTTTCTGACAGGTATTGCGATTGCTGTTGGCCTCGTGTTTGTGAAAATTGACTGGCTCAAGCGTATTGCGGTTCCGTCCTATGCCATTGCGTTGGTCTTGCTTTTGTTCGTGCTCATCTTTGCGGGTGACGTGAAGGGGGCGGGGCGCTGGATTGACTTGAAAGTGATCAAGTTGCAGCCTTCGGAATTTGCAAAGATTGCGTACCTCATTACGATTTCGTACTGGCTTTCGAAACATCCGGTGAGCTTGCATAAGCTCAAGACTTTTTTGGTGCCGCTCGGGCTTTTTGTTGTGCCGTTCCTGCTTGTGCTGAAGCAGCCGGATTTGAGCACGGCGCTTGTGTTTACGGCGGTGACGCTTGTCGGGTTCTTTTTTGCGGGGCTGACCTTTACGGACTTGTTTTTGATTGTAAGCCCTGTGCTATCAGTGCTGTTTTCGCATTCGCAGTCGATGGTGATGCAGGTTTTGTGGGGCGTGTTGATTTGCTTTGTCGTTTTCTCCGTGTTGCGCAGGCACTTGTCCAAAAAGTTCTCGGGTGTGATCATTGCGACGAACATCTTGGCGGGGTATGCCAGTACGATGGTGTGGAACATGCTGGAGCCGCACCAGCAGAAGCGCGTGAACACGTTCCTGGATCCGATGAGTGACCCGCTGGGCGATGGCTATCAGGTGTTGCAGTCGCTCACGGCAATTGGTAGTGGCGGTATTGGTGGCAAGGGCTTTGGAAACGGTTCCCAGACGAATCTCTCGTTTTTGCCCGAAGAACATACGGACTTTATCTTTAGCGTGCTCGGGGAGCAGTTTGGCTTTGTCGGGTGTGCTGCAATTCTTGTGCTGTTTACGTTGTTCTTGTGGCGAGCCTCATCGATTTGCAAGACGAACGATGACCCGTTTGTGACGCTTGTGACGATGGGCGCGTGCACGATATTCTTGTTCCACATCACGGTGAATATTGCAATGACGATTGGGCTTATGCCGGTGACAGGGCTTCCGTTGCCATTTCTCTCCTATGGCGGTTCTTTTGCGCTTGTGTGCATGTTCCTCGTGGGACTCTTGATGTGCCTACGTTATCAGGGGAATAAGTGA
- a CDS encoding biopolymer transporter ExbD yields the protein MARKSRKYSEDVPFSLTSMMDMMTIILVFMIKNMDAEGQLLTQAENLILPISTSKVQPKEVSLTVVVDANYVIVDNEKVVPTADVLAQEDLLVTKVDEILKDRRAIEQEHALKMGLPADEAGHIIVQIDKNIPYDAMYKVMATCGFSGYTNIAFAVMEKNGGEE from the coding sequence ATGGCTAGAAAATCTCGTAAGTATAGCGAAGACGTACCTTTCTCCCTCACGTCCATGATGGACATGATGACCATCATCTTGGTGTTCATGATCAAGAACATGGACGCTGAAGGTCAGCTCTTGACCCAGGCAGAAAACTTGATTCTTCCGATCTCGACCTCCAAGGTCCAGCCGAAGGAAGTGTCTTTGACTGTCGTGGTCGATGCTAACTACGTTATCGTTGACAATGAAAAGGTCGTGCCGACCGCTGACGTTCTCGCTCAGGAAGACCTCCTCGTTACGAAGGTGGACGAAATCCTGAAGGATCGTCGCGCTATCGAACAGGAACACGCTCTCAAGATGGGCCTTCCTGCCGATGAAGCTGGTCACATCATTGTCCAGATTGACAAGAACATCCCGTATGATGCGATGTATAAGGTCATGGCCACTTGCGGCTTCTCCGGATACACGAATATCGCATTCGCCGTGATGGAAAAGAACGGCGGGGAGGAATAA
- a CDS encoding AgmX/PglI C-terminal domain-containing protein — MAKKNIDPFIASLMPESDKKMGAIAGVSLVIALAMCIWASMYEQVVAEVVFDNADSVDLTTSMQIEQKEEKKEEKKKPEPKKPRKKAGGGGKPRGKGQPNAPQTRGVLKLLTAQTKNASAAAYDLMKNQKFTKDIDKVLKDVAGLQTTGKTVLGGRRGKANGGFNEGYAEGGSGGIGDGLAGLLGGGGGGIATKAKGSIKTPSMRDIDMGAGGGSRSAADIMKVVRQRTPGLRHIYNKCLKKKPGFQGKVTLKFTIAPGGEIISISTVSSTTGFPEFDSEVKNAVSRWTFSKVKSGNTTVTIPFTFTE; from the coding sequence ATGGCAAAGAAGAACATAGATCCGTTTATTGCGTCGCTCATGCCGGAATCCGACAAGAAGATGGGCGCAATCGCCGGTGTCTCTCTTGTGATCGCTTTGGCTATGTGTATTTGGGCTTCCATGTACGAACAGGTCGTTGCTGAAGTCGTATTCGACAACGCAGATTCCGTGGACCTTACTACTTCCATGCAGATTGAGCAGAAGGAAGAAAAGAAGGAAGAAAAGAAGAAGCCCGAACCGAAGAAGCCTCGTAAGAAAGCTGGTGGCGGTGGCAAGCCGCGCGGTAAGGGCCAGCCGAACGCTCCGCAGACTCGCGGTGTGCTCAAGCTCCTCACTGCTCAGACCAAGAATGCCTCTGCTGCTGCTTATGACTTGATGAAGAACCAGAAGTTCACCAAGGACATCGATAAGGTGCTCAAGGACGTCGCTGGTCTCCAGACTACGGGTAAGACCGTTCTCGGTGGCCGTCGCGGTAAGGCTAATGGTGGCTTCAATGAAGGTTACGCAGAAGGTGGTTCCGGTGGTATCGGTGACGGCCTTGCAGGTCTCCTTGGCGGTGGTGGCGGTGGTATCGCTACTAAGGCTAAGGGTTCCATCAAGACTCCGTCCATGCGCGATATCGACATGGGTGCCGGTGGTGGTTCTCGTTCCGCTGCAGACATCATGAAGGTTGTCCGCCAGCGTACTCCGGGTCTTCGCCACATCTATAACAAGTGCCTGAAGAAAAAACCGGGATTCCAGGGTAAGGTTACCTTGAAGTTCACGATCGCTCCGGGTGGCGAAATCATCAGCATCTCTACTGTTTCTTCGACGACCGGTTTCCCGGAATTCGACTCCGAAGTCAAGAATGCAGTTAGCCGCTGGACCTTCAGCAAGGTGAAGTCTGGTAACACGACGGTTACGATTCCGTTCACGTTCACCGAATAA
- a CDS encoding biopolymer transporter ExbD — protein MAKNIKKPGKVEEPDLLPAMGLFTILIPMLLTMTAFSKLAIVEVNLPERSQMIMDNDVPPPPDEQALNLSLAIANNYLVIGARGGFQPNVYFKEMWTFRCKSDAQLVTYPMEDVKTAVESGHGPKCKDGSEMDKEKYLYEIETIELWAIQKESEEDPGKVIWAAYKNDGSAEEAHADSAYVDGANNFLSLPGEGAMGLQKPAALKAPTPGMAVATLQPNSARTLKPGDKTMVYPLSAYDLIAKDLIAIHTQFIDLDDVDNIIIVANDDTQFDKIIQLMDRAKEAGFSKINLAKLGG, from the coding sequence ATGGCAAAAAATATCAAGAAACCAGGAAAGGTCGAAGAACCGGATTTGCTTCCGGCGATGGGCTTGTTCACCATCTTGATTCCTATGCTTTTGACCATGACTGCTTTCTCCAAACTCGCCATTGTCGAAGTCAACCTGCCTGAACGCAGCCAGATGATCATGGACAATGACGTGCCGCCTCCACCTGATGAGCAGGCATTGAACTTGTCCCTCGCTATCGCTAACAACTACCTTGTTATCGGTGCACGCGGTGGTTTCCAGCCGAACGTCTATTTCAAGGAAATGTGGACGTTCCGTTGCAAGTCTGATGCTCAGCTCGTTACGTATCCGATGGAAGACGTCAAGACGGCTGTTGAAAGTGGACACGGACCGAAGTGCAAAGATGGTTCCGAAATGGACAAAGAGAAGTATCTCTACGAAATCGAAACCATCGAACTCTGGGCTATTCAGAAGGAATCTGAAGAAGACCCGGGTAAGGTTATCTGGGCCGCCTACAAGAACGATGGTAGTGCTGAAGAAGCTCATGCCGACAGTGCTTATGTAGACGGTGCCAACAACTTCTTGTCCCTTCCGGGTGAAGGCGCAATGGGTTTGCAGAAGCCGGCCGCTCTCAAGGCTCCGACTCCGGGCATGGCAGTTGCAACGCTTCAGCCGAACTCTGCCCGTACTCTCAAGCCGGGCGACAAGACAATGGTTTATCCGCTCTCCGCATACGATCTCATTGCTAAGGACTTGATTGCAATCCATACTCAGTTCATCGACTTGGACGACGTTGATAACATCATCATCGTTGCAAACGACGACACTCAGTTCGACAAGATCATCCAGCTCATGGACCGTGCTAAGGAAGCTGGTTTCAGCAAGATCAACCTTGCAAAGTTGGGAGGTTAA
- a CDS encoding MotA/TolQ/ExbB proton channel family protein: protein MSKLLQSFSPESDGYQFMWIILVVFIIGLGFSLERVSYIMVKSSKGRAKFMADFGKLVMQNQLEQALQFAKSSKLPIAKVMDAIVAAKLNCKDADKARDLMTAASDAVFLTEAPRLTRYISIISVMASISTLLGLMGTIYGLIYTFDAVANKPASERAKALADGIAIAMGTTLLGLLSAVPLLVIVGLLNMNSERLIQEMEEKGLKIINSLA, encoded by the coding sequence ATGTCTAAATTGCTTCAATCCTTCAGCCCTGAATCTGATGGTTACCAGTTCATGTGGATCATCTTGGTCGTGTTCATCATCGGCCTCGGTTTCTCTCTCGAACGCGTTTCCTACATCATGGTGAAGAGCTCCAAGGGCCGCGCTAAGTTCATGGCCGATTTCGGTAAGCTCGTTATGCAGAACCAGCTCGAACAGGCTCTCCAGTTCGCTAAGAGCTCCAAGCTCCCAATCGCTAAGGTTATGGACGCTATCGTTGCTGCTAAGCTCAACTGCAAGGATGCAGACAAGGCTCGTGACTTGATGACTGCTGCTTCTGATGCTGTGTTCCTCACTGAAGCTCCGCGCCTCACTCGCTACATCTCCATCATTTCCGTTATGGCTTCCATCTCCACGTTGCTCGGACTTATGGGTACGATTTACGGTCTGATCTACACATTCGACGCTGTTGCTAACAAGCCGGCTTCTGAACGTGCTAAGGCTCTTGCTGATGGTATTGCTATCGCTATGGGTACTACGCTCCTCGGACTTCTCTCTGCAGTTCCTCTCCTCGTCATCGTCGGTCTTCTCAACATGAACTCCGAACGCCTCATCCAGGAAATGGAAGAAAAGGGCCTCAAGATTATCAACTCCCTCGCATAA